A portion of the Macaca thibetana thibetana isolate TM-01 chromosome 9, ASM2454274v1, whole genome shotgun sequence genome contains these proteins:
- the NUDT5 gene encoding ADP-sugar pyrophosphatase isoform X1: protein MESQEPTQSSQNGKQYIISEECLGWDLQCFSQHCLLQSLGLTLGGSRESYAKRTWESVKRTTRKEQTADGVAVIPVLQRTLHYECIVLVKQFRPPMGGYCIEFPAGLIDDGETPEAAALRELEEETGYKGDVAECSPAVCMDPGLSNCTTHIVTVTINGDDAENARPKPKPGTCASAVLKVVRSHYVSWNLLLV, encoded by the exons ATGGAGAGCCAAGAACCAACGCAATCTTCTCAGAATGGCaaacaatatattatttcagAGGAG TGTTTGGGATGGGACCTTCAGTGCTTTTCCCAGCACTGTCTTCTTCAGTCTTTAGGACTAACCTTAGGAGGCAGCAGAGAGAGCTATGCCAAAAG AACTTGGGAATCAGTGAAACGTACAACCAGGAAAGAGCAGACTGCGGATG GTGTCGCAGTCATCCCCGTGCTGCAGAGAACGCTTCACTATGAGTGTATCGTTCTGGTGAAACAGTTCCGGCCACCAATGGGGGGCTACTGCATAGAGTTCCCTGCAG GTCTCATAGACGACGGTGAAACCCCAGAAGCAGCTGCTCTCCGGGAGCTTGAGGAGGAAACCGGCTACAAAGGGGACGTTGCCGAATGTTCTCCAG CGGTCTGTATGGACCCAGGCTTGTCAAACTGTACCACACACATCGTGACAGTCACCATTAACGGAGATGATGCCGAAAACGCCAGGCCGAAGCCAAAGCCAGGTACGTGCGCGTCAGCTGTGCTGAAGGTGGTGCGGTCGCATTACGTGTCTTGGAACTTGCTGCTAGTTTGA